Below is a genomic region from Vitis riparia cultivar Riparia Gloire de Montpellier isolate 1030 chromosome 5, EGFV_Vit.rip_1.0, whole genome shotgun sequence.
ctttccttacaaagagaaagagaggatatgttacctttggagacaatgcaaaaggaagaatcattggtcaatgcaacattggtaatggcacatcctctcttatacaaagtgttttattagtgaatggtttaaaacataaccttttaaccattagtcaactttgtgaaaaaagttttaaagtgatttttgaagcatctcattgcatcatcaaggatattcaaaatgataaaaccatcttcatgggtcatagatgtgataatgtttacgctataaatatttcaaaatatgatggtcatgatagatgctttttcaagcatgcatgatcaaaattggttgtggcataggaggttgggacatgctaacatggacctcatttcccaactcaacaaagatgaacttgttagaggtcttcccaaaataaattttcaaaaagacaaagtttgtgaagcttgtcaaatgggaaagcaaatcaaagacaaaaatttcatttcaacctCTAGGCCTcttgagttgttgcatatggatttatttggtccctgtAGTACACCAAGTCTTGGAGAAaaatcttatgcatatgttattgtggatgacttctctagatacacatgggtcttgtttttaagtcaatcgaatgaagccttttatgagttttcaaagttttgcaataaggttcaaaataaaaaaaggttttacaattacttgtataaaaagtgatcatgggagagaatttgaaaatattgattttgaagaatattgcaatgagcatggtattaaccacaatttttcggctcctagaactcctcaacaaaatggggtagttgaaaggaaaaatagaactcttcaagaaatggctagaaccatgctaaatgaaaacaatttatcaaaatatttttgggccaAAGCGATTAACACTTcgtgttatgttttaaatagaatattattgaggcccatttttaagaaaactccctatgagctttggaaaaataagaaacccaacattagttatttcaaaatctttgggtgcaaatgttttatattaaacaccaaagacaatcttggaaaatttgatacaaAATCAGATGTAagaattttccttggttactcaacttcaagtaaagcctttagagttttcaacaaaagaaccatggttgtagaggagtccatccatgttattttttatgaatctaaccattctctccaagaaagagagagttttgatgatgatttaggcttagagacctccatgggaaaattacaaattgaagatagaaggcaataagaagaaattggagaggatctcaagaaagaagaatcaccattgGCACTACCCCTTCCttaacaagtgcaaggtgaatcaagccaagacctttctaaagattggaagtttgtcatcaaccacccacaagatcaaattataggtaatccatctagtggggtaagaactagatcatctcttagaaatatatgcaataatcttgcttttatctctcaaattgaacctaaaaatataaatgacgctctagttgatgaaaattggatgattgttatgcaagaagagttaaatcaatttgaaagaagtgaagtatgggaattagtgccaagaccttcaaatcaaagtgttattggaactagatgggtctttagaaataaaatggatgaaaatggcataattgttagaaacaaagcaagattggtagcccaaggttttaatcaagaagaagggatagattatgaagaaacctttgcccccATAGCTAaattggaagccattaggatgctacttgcctttgcatgttttaaagacttcattttatatcaaatggatgtgaaaagtgctttcttaaatgactttataaatgaagaagtatatgttgaaaaaccacccggttttcaaagttttaactttcctaaccatgtttttaaacttaaaaagacactttatggtttgaaacaagcacctagagcatggtatgaaagattgagtaaatttcttttgaaaaagggttttaaaatgggaaaatttgacacaactcttttcataaagaccaaagaaAAAGGCATGCTCCTAGTTCAAATacatgttgatgatattatttttggagctactagtgtctctctttgtgaagaatgttctaagtgcatgcataatgagtttgaaatgagcatgatgggagaactcaacttcttccttggacttcaaatcaagcaactaaaggaaggaaccttcatcaatcaagcaaaatatataagagatcttctcaaaaggttcaacatggaaaaagccaaaacaatgaagacttcaatgagctcatccatcaagcttgataaggatgagaaaggtaaatccattgactcaactatgtataaaggcatgataggttctttgctatatttgaccactagtagacccgacatcacgtatagtgtatgcttgtgtgctagatttcaatcttatcctaaagaatctcacttaagtgtcgtaaaatgaattcttagatatttgaaagggacaatggacataggcttatggtatcctaagagtaataactttgaattaattggattctcAAAAGCCATTTTTGCCGATtgtagggttgaaagaaaaaacactagtggcacttgtcatttcctaggacactcacttgtttcatggcatagtaagaatcaaaattcggtagctttgtcaatAGCGGAAGTTGAATACATAGCAACTAGTTTATGTTATGCACAAATTCTTTGAataaaacaaacacttagtgattttaatttgtcttttgagcatgttcctagtaaatgtgataacactaatgccataaatatttcaaaaaatctcatgcaacactctaggactaagcatatagagattagacatcatttaattagagaccatgcacaaaagagtgacattacacttgactttgtaagcacaaaagatcaacttgcagatatttttacaaaacctctaagtgaagaacaatatgttgatattagaagacaactaggggtgatttctttatgatataatgaattcttgatgaatataccttctgattgcatgaatttcacgtcatatgcatcatatagacatatacttagataaatggtcaattttttaccaaaaatcaaaattcccttggcattggACATCAAAAATGGGGGATTTCAACTAAAAAGGGCGAGAAGAGGATCACGAGACGAGAAAATGCACAAAAGGAGAAAAGTCAAACTGCGTTGATCGTTGACCAGGCAGTTGACCGGATTAGGACTAGTCGACTAGTTCGTGGGGGTTGGGAATTTAAAGAGCCTCCCGCACTTCGTTTTCTCCACTATTATCCTCCATTTCTTCAAGGTTCTTCATATTTTTGCTTCCAGACACTAGTTTGGGCAAGATATTAGACCGATTGCAGGCCTTGGAGTGGATTTTAGGACTATTAGAGCCTAGGGCTTTGGATTTAGGACAGCTTCTCTTTCTTCAACACGAGTCATAGTCGATTACAGCTCTTTTCCCGTGCATCTAGGGTTTCGGGTGTGAGCTTCTCTCTCTACCAGCTTCCTCTTCACCGTTTCACTTTTTCTCATGGCTCCTAGAAGAGAGACGGTTGCCTCTAGGGCATAAGGCAAGTGCCCTGCTGAGCCGTCTCAGCCTGCTCAAATAGAGGCTCGCTGAAATGCTAGGTTTGACACTGCTCTCTTCAGTTCAGTAGAGGATTATCAAAGGTACAAACAGAAGTTCGCTCAGAAGAAAGTAGTTCTAGGGAGAAGTATCAACTTCTCCCAACTATAGGATTTTGGGTTTGAGGGATTTTTCGGAAAAATGGGGTGGTTGCCCATAGTGACTATTTTGGAGCTGATTTTTCCGACATTAGTGAGAGCATTCTATTCAAGAGTGACATATGGACTTGGTGGACCGATTATTTCCATGGTTACATGTTTTGAGATCCAGCTGGACCTAGAGAGCGTCTATTTTAGATATTCCTCCAGTTGGAATTAGGGTATATGAGTCCAAGGCTTGGCCCACTATGTCGGGTTTCAAGCTTAGAGAGGCTATTAAGAGGATGTGTGGACTTTCAAACGcccaggggatgggcaaaccattgGCACATAGCCTGACCGTGATCAGCCAAGTCCTTCACCACATGATCTGCTTCATCTTGTTGCCACAAGGCGGGCACCGAGATGAGGTCTCCTACCTTGAGGCATTCCTCGTGGACTCCATTCTGACGAGGAGACGGATTCACGTGGgatatttgatgatgatgcacatgatatcATGCTGCGAAAGCACGACCCGCATACTCCTCTATGGTCGCTTTCTCACtcgagtattcaaggatgtcgGGGTCGATTTGAGTAGAGAAATAGATTTCAAGGCCCCTAGTATttatgatacatatgatgagCAGTCTTTGGGGTggatgaagtttgagaaggccCCCGATGGCTCCTAGGTTAGGAGAGTAGAGTGACCAGCAGCACGGCCCGGGGACAAAGGCAGGTGCATCCCGGAGTAAAAGAGAAGGCTGAGATCCGAGAGATGGAGGGTGAGTTAGACCCTCAGACAGGCTTTGAGCAGAGAGAGCCCGAGCTTGACATCCCTCCACTCCAATCCGAGGGTGTTCAGTTTGAAGCCACATTCCCTGAGTCGATGATGTTTGAGCCAACATACACAGCGGGACCATCTTCTCAGTCATCATTCACTAAGCCTTCTTACACCAAGACATCACCTCATCAAGCACTTCACGCTCCTGATCATGTGCCTTTGATGGATTTATCTACTCAAATCAGCTCACTTGGCACTCGTATGGAAGATATTGCAGTAGTTAGTGATACTCAATTCTACTCCATGGAAAATCGCATGGATCTGTATCAGATTGgcttcacttctcagtttgagtATTTGCAACAGAGATTTGAGCGTATGGAGGATCGTATGGATCAGTAATAGGCTACATTTGATCATCTCCAACAAAGGATTGAGTGCATTGAGAGTCGCCAGgagagtcagcatgaggagatgatggcttacctttGCTCCatgtttccacctccacctcctcagccttgattTCATCGAGACCCCCTTCGTTTcctttttatgttgccaaaaggGGAGAGATATCTAGGATCTAGGAGACCTACATgtatatcattgtcatatctgTTTGGATTAGCTTATATGTTTATGTTTCGCATACATTTgactttactatatatatatgatatgctattttcatgatttacattgtttcctattgaaaattCGCATGTCCTGATTATTTTGGTTTTacattcataaattttgattaattgatccatgattggtttgaggggaagatttttttttcttcttcttctcctagataactatggaccccgcatttcgtgctcatgcgtttcccactcgatggcgagctcgatttttatttgaaaaattgatttttattgattaagaaaaatgatttggagtcgccacttatttttgttttatttttaaagggtaaacaaaataagaaagaaaacccctaagtgtgactccttattttggaaaaggtgatctacgaaaaaccggatcgggttcgggggtcaggttacttatcgggaaggtacggtaaagaccgtagcacccctctaaatccctaaagtcgggtctctactgataaaatgaagctgacatggcaatcgaTGCATAAATCAGTGAATACTCGAATCAACCATGCACATATGAGTATCAGAATATGCAATAGAGGATAACCGAAGTGAGAATGAGTGTGTACCTAGACCCCCAGTGACAAATGCACTATCATGAAGCAGGATCAGTGAACAATGAACAGATATAATTGAGCGCATATCAATGAACAGAATGGATCAAACACGCATGATAAGTAAATCAGACacacaatcaatcaatcatgaagtttcatatgtagggccctcaccaaagcccaattcattgtggcatgaattaatttcataagttccattaattggaattacaaaattaagttcatgttttatttcaaaacgttttaaaaactaagaaaatataaaaattgctTACCGAATGGGAAGTGGCAGCaacttctattaaaaaaatgtaatttttggaACCTAAAACTATAAGGAtgagaatttgaaaaaactaaaattatttgaagggTTTAGAAATTGGAAGACTATTTTAAAAGCTAGAATTTGAAAAAGGTTTGAGAAATAGAAGTGTGAGAGATTATttataaaaaccaaacaagaatgAAACAGAGGAAGGGGGACACGTGGctcaaaggtggccatgcatgccaTGCTAGAAATGGGTGCCGGGGTGGACGTAATGCTTGCAGAAAACAAAGGTCTCTTTTCATCTTCTTTAGTCTGGCCAGTCTTTGTATCTCCTTAAGAACCTCCATAGTCATGTCTTCAGGGGTTACTGCATCCAAGTCATCGTAACTTAATTGGGAAGCTACTTTTTGGAGTGAGATTGATGCATCTGTTGTTGCATATCCACCTTTCCTTTCTTCATACATCATAACTAGCTGAGCTAACACCTGGTTACCGCCCGTCTCAGAATAAGATTCTGCAATAGATAATTCTGATTCAGGAATTTGAACCCCTTCTTCTATCACGTTCTTGGCAACCATTCCTATCGGTACATCAATCCATATTGAAATCCAATGTCTCAGAAGTGCCAGATTAATTGAGCTATGAACTGAACCATTTCCAGCACAAACCACCAGCTGAACCATGGATGATAACTGTTTCAATACTTCAGTCTCAGAGTCACGAAATTCCTCCTCATCTTGCTCTTTTAAAGACTTGGCAGCAGACTCACCACCACGAGCTTCCTCAACCAAACTATCATTGCCAAAGTGATAATATCCTAGTGCATATGCTGGAAGTTTCCCCATATTGGTTTTAATGGTGTTGTTCGTCCCCACAAGAAATATGGATGCCCCTTTCAATACAGAGGATATCTCCATTGCCTTCTTCTTGAAATCTGGAACAGGAGGACGACCGGTTCTGAAGGATGAATTGCAGCATCGCATACCGACAAATAGGGTCCAATTCCTGCTTTATGCACAGCAGCGCGAGCCAAGCACCCAGCCTTTCTCACGAAATTGGAACTCAAGTCGAGTTCTTTCAATGTAGCATGGCCATCTTCCAATGCTTTGCTAATATGGATAGCACCTTCATCCCTCAGTTCATTCTCGATCAAGTTCAGCTTTGTGACAAGCTGTTTTGCTACTATACTAGCAGCTAAAACAGGAGCAGCTTCATTAAGAGACTGGATAGCATGAAACTCCGCATCTTCTGTACAGTTCACGTGCTACACACTGGTTATGGATGGCTTGATGTAGTTGCACTTTCTCCCTCATTCTCATGGTATTCCAATCTGCTTCCACGGATGCTGCAACCGACACCACGGCCTCTTGAACGCGAGTGGAATCCAGAGGGCAGTGGACCTAATGGAGGCCTCTCATTGGGTTTACTTTAAGAGCTTCTTGAGGGCCCAAAGGATATTGCAGAACCCGGACTTAGGACGCCATCTGAAGGGATTATCATGATAACAAGGACCACGTGGCAGTTATGCTGGAGGAGTTGGAAATTCCATGGCTTGAGGCTGCAATTGAGTGGAAGATTAGCCTGACGCAGGTGCATTTTGTACAAGAACAGGAGGCGGCATGGCTTGTACGCTAGAAGACACTGTGTGCCTTCATAGGACATTGGGTATGATAAATGGGGACATCATTAATGAACCAGCATGGTAATGAGCTAAATGAATATAAGGGATGAGAACTTGGGTGTGGTTATGAATGTATAGAGATGGTTTGTGGGTATGAAAAGAATGGGTACGAAGGACGGGTATATGAATATAGAGAGATGGTCAGTGGGTATGAAAGGAATGGATATGAAAGATAAAATGATGAAGGATATGTAGTGGTGATAGGATGGAAACGGATGAGGTGGGGCATGGTTCAATGATGTTGTGCAGGGGCTTGCGCTCAGTTTCGCTATCAATCCTGGAATCATCCCATTGTTGAAGCATGAAATTAGTGGGGTAGTGTAGTGGCTGCCCTTATCGTTTCATGAAGTCGTCCAGATCTCTTTAATCCTCAAGTGGGAAAATCCCCTATTGTAAACTTTTCTGTACTTCCATTCGCTCCAATCAGACTATGGCCAGGCTCCTTCTTCAAACCATTACCTTTCAACCTCTTCCTTGCCTCTACAACACTGGTATCTGTGGTTGTCCAAGATTTGATGACGAGCCAGACATCCACCTCTCCAACCATTGCCATCCAGAATTAGGTCTTGAAGGATCACATTTAATGTGCATAGACTCGGTTTTTGGATTTGATTCCAGTAGCTGACGGGCAAAGCCATTGCTAAGAAGCTTGTCTATAAGAGTGTATGTTGCAGATGGGCCAGCTGAtgaattttccttttccatgGGCTTGGAACTAGGTTTATCTTTCCCATCATCTAACTTCCCTGCTTGAACTCGGCGAGCACAAACAAGAGTTTGGATTTTAACAATGGCCTGAACTACACGTAGGGTTCCCACAGCATGCTACCGAACCAAATACCCCCGGACAGCAGCCTGCAACTTGATTACATCTTTAAGCTTTAAGAGTGCTCTTTGAGCCAAGAATCCTCTGATAGCAGCCTGAATTGCAATAGCAACAGACTCGTTCACATTGACATCAACCTTACTTTCATTCTCGGAAGCAACAACAGTCTCGGATGCTTTTGAGTTAAATGAAGTCGATAACTGGGGTTTCTCATCTGCCCAGCTCAATGTCTCCGTCATCTGAGAATCTACCTTGCCCAGAATCTGCTCGCTTGCCTCCAATCAACGAAAACGCAGCAAATTCATGGATCTGATCCCCCAGAATACGTCCTCTACCATTATGGACAGCTTGGGAATCCAGACCTATCAAGCCAATACTCTCTTCTTCACACATAAGGGGGGAACCTCCCCCATGATCAAATACCAAGAACAGATGAAGATTGCAAAACAGAGCACAGAGCAGGAACAAAAGGACTTATGAAAGTTGCGTTTCATATCTCAATTAACGAGCTTATGACGCAGAggtggataaaaaaaaatgggtttcaaATAATTTGCAAAGAGATCGAAGTTAAAACGAGATGACCAACAACTCATAAAACAGAGTCCAGAGGACAAGTTAGAAACCAAATGCAGGATGAGGGTGAGCAAACAtaaatattgaaagaaaataggTAGGAGTTTCACCTGCTTACGTTGATATGTCAAGATAGAAACTCATGATAACCAGTAAACATAATAAAGTGCCATGAACACGAAAGAAAACTCAGATTACATGAATAAATACCTGTATCACCCTCTTCCAAGGCTATTCCTCTGTGTCTTTCTTCAAACAGCATTCATGAACTCTCTCTAAAGCTCCCGGAATCCCTTTCTCCCCAAAACTCCTCCGCTACTCTTGCAATGCTCTCCTCCTCTCTCCAGAAAaactctgtttttcttcttctctctctctcgctcccCTCAAACTTGCCCCTCAAACTCAATGAACACCCTCAAAAACATCTTTGTAAAGCAACAACCACAAATGCCATTTCCTTTGCTCCCGTTTTCTCTCTACTCTCCCTGTTTTTTTCCTCCCAAAAAATCTCTCTGTTTTAGTGTCTTCCTCTAGAAAACCTCCCTCTCAAGCTCTACG
It encodes:
- the LOC117914547 gene encoding probable inactive shikimate kinase like 1, chloroplastic; amino-acid sequence: MVGEVDVWLVIKSWTTTDTSVVEARKRLKGNGLKKEPGHSLIGANGKDAEFHAIQSLNEAAPVLAASIVAKQLVTKLNLIENELRDEGAIHISKALEDGHATLKELDLSSNFVRKAGTGRPPVPDFKKKAMEISSVLKGASIFLVGTNNTIKTNMGKLPAYALGYYHFGNDSLVEEARGGESAAKSLKEQDEEEFRDSETEVLKQLSSMVQLVVCAGNGSVHSSINLALLRHWISIWIDVPIGMVAKNVIEEGVQIPESELSIAESYSETGGNQVLAQLVMMYEERKGGYATTDASISLQKVASQLSYDDLDAVTPEDMTMEVLKEIQRLARLKKMKRDLCFLQALRPPRHPFLACAFVTGGLGTHSFSLRLSSIAYSDTHMCMVDSSIH